The genomic segment GGCTGCTGGAGCGGTACCGGGCCGCGCGGCGCGGCTGACCACCCCGCCCTCGCCGCCGGCGGCCCGGTGGTGTCGGGCCCGTGGTGTCGCTCGGCCCCTTGGTGTCGCTCAGCGTTCCAGGTGGCCGGTGTCGTTCCACCGCTCGACGGCGGGCATGCCGTAGGCCCAGCCCAGCACGGACAGCGAGGTCGGCTCCAGCCGGACACGGGCGCCGAACATCAGGTCCTCGCCCAGCCAGCGCGCGGCGATGGACCGCAGGATGTGGCCGTGGGCGAAGACGAGGACATCGCGCTCGCCGGAGCGCACCCGCTCGACGACCCCGTCCGCGCGCGCCGTCATGTCGGCGGTGGACTCCCCGCCGGGAACCCCGTCGCGCCAGATCAGCCAGTCGGGCCGGTCGGCCTTGATCTGTGCCGGGGTGAGGCCCTCGTAGTCGCCGTAGTCCCACTCCATCAGCGCGTCCCAGGTCTCCGCCCGGTCACCGAATCCGGCCAGTTCGCAGGTCTCGGCGGCCCGGACCAGCGGGCTGGTGCGGATGTCCGTGTCCGGCAGCCCGGACCAGGGGGCCCGGTGCAGCCGCTCGCCCAGCAGCTTGGCGCCCTCGCGCCCCGAGTCGAGCAGCGGGATGTCGGTCCTGCCGGTGTGATTGCCCTGGACCGACCACTGGGTCTGGCCGTGCCGGGCGAGCAGGATGCGCGGTGCCATGAGCGGGCTCTCCCTGAGAACTGGGGGACGGCGGTGGGGCTCCGGGACCTCGGTGTCCGGGCGCCCGGCCCGTGTCCGACGGACACGTCCGAGAAGGGACGCGCTCCGGCCTCGGGGCGTGTCGTCCCGGGGCGGTGCGTACGTCTCTCTCCATCATCGCGCATCATCGCGTACGGGCATGAAGGGCCGCCCTGCCGGGCACCCGTCCCGAACGGCCTTGAGGCGCACCGCGCAACCTCACGGCCCGTCCACACGTCCCCCTCTGCGCGGTACCCGGCCGGGGCGGGCCGGGCTCAGGGGGCGCGAAAGGGACCCCCCGGGGGAAATCACGACGGACGACCGCCGTACGGTTGAACGCCCGCCGTCGGACGCTTGAACAGGGGAGAGCCACCGGATGCCGCACGCCACACCCGCACGCGCCTCCGGCCGCCCCCGCTGGTGGACGGAGCTGCCGCTCATAGCGGTGGTGTACGGCTTCTACTCGGCCGGCCGGCTGCTCGCCCGCGGGGACATATCGGCCGCCGTCGACCACGGGCTCGAGATACTCCGGCTGGAGAAAACGCTTCACCTGAACATCGAGCACCCGCTCAACCGGCTGCTGACCGCGCACTCCTGGGTGGGGATACCCGCCGACTTCGCGTACGCCTCCCTGCACTACCTCGTCACTCCGGCGCTGCTGCTGTGGATGTACCGGCGCCGCACCGCCGCCTACCGCGCGGCCCGCACCTGGCTGCTGACCTCCACCCTGATCGGCCTGATCGGCTTCACGCTGATGCCGACCTGTCCGCCCCGCCTCCTCGACGCCGCGCACGGGTTCGTCGACACCATGGCGCAGTACAGCTCCTACGGCTGGTGGGGCACCGAGGCGAGCGCCCCGCGCGGACTCGGCGGCATGACCAACCAGTACGCGGCGATGCCGAGCCTGCACGTGGGGTGGGCCCTGTGGTGCGGGGTGCTGCTGTGGCGGTACGGGCGGCATCCGCTGCTCCGCGCGCTCGGCGTCCTCTACCCGCTGACCATCGTCTTCGTGGTCATGGGCACCGCCAACCACTACTTCCTGGACGCCCTGGCGGGCGCCGCGGTGATGGGCGCGGGCGCGCTGCTGACCCGCCCGGTGATGCGCGCCGCCGCCGCCGTATCGGCCCGGCTGCGGGCGCTCGTCTCCCGGCGGTACCCGTCGGGAGGCGGAGTTCCGGCGACGCCGTCCCCGATTGTCAGTAGCGGATGCGAGACTTCGGCGGGTGAGCGAATCCCCGGCCGGCGGACCCCCTCCGCACATTCCAGCGACGCGCCCCGCGCCTCCGGCGAACCCGGCCGGACCGGCGCCGGCGACAGCGCTCCGGCAGCGGCTCGCTGAGCTGCGCGGACCGACGGTCGTCCCGCACCCACTGGACGCCCGCGCGCTGGCCGCCCTCGCCGCCAACCCCGGCTGCAAGCGGCGGGCGCTGCTGGACGGCGCCGGTGTCGACAAGACCGGGCTGGCCACCGCGCTCGGCTCCCCCTCGGGCTTCGGCCAGTCGCAGTTCGCGTTCATGCGGGGCAACGCCTTCGAGGCGCGGGTCAAGGCGGACGGCGGCACCGAGCTGCTGCGCCTGCTGCACGAGAGCCTCGGCGACGGCGGTGAGCCGCCGGAGGGCGCCCGGGTCCCGGATCTGACGGCGGCCGGTCCCGAGGGCCGGACGGCCCGGACCGCGCTGGCCCTGCGCGAGGCGACCGCGGCCGGCGGCTGGAGCCTGCTGGACCACCCGATGCTGGCGCTGGAGGTGGCGGGCTCGCCCGCCTATCTGGAACCGGACGCCGTGGTGGTGCGTCCCGACGGCCGGTGGACGGTCATCGAGATCAAGTCGTTCCCGATGATCGACGGTTCCGCCGACGCGGCGAAGGTCGGTGGTGCCGCCCGGCAGTCGGCGGTCTACGTCCTGGCCCTGGAGGCGGTCGCCGCCCGCACCGAGGGCGCCGAGGTCTCGCACGACGTGCTCCTGGTCTGCCCCAAGGACTTCTCCAACCTGCCGGCCGGCTCCGTCGTGGACGTACGCAAGCAGCGCGCGGTGACGCGGCGCCAGCTGACCCGGCTCACCCGCATCGAGGAGATCGCGGCCCTGCTCCCCGAGGGCGCGAGCTTCGATCCGGGGTGCTCGGCCGAGGCGCTGACCGCCGCGGTGGAGGCGGTCCCGGCGGCGTACGCCCCCGAGTGCCTGGCCGCCTGCGAGCTCGCGTTCCACTGCCGGGCGAAGTCCCGGGCCCGGGGCGACGTGCGGACGCTGGGGCGCGGGGTGAGCGGTGAGCTCGGCGGGCTGACCACGGTCCGCGCGGTGCTGGACGCGGCGGCGGGCAAGGAGGGCGACCCGGCGGACCCGGCGGTCGCCGCACTGCGCCGGGCGGCGGCGCTGCGCGCCGAGGCGCTGGAGGGCGCGGCGACCCTGCGCGCAGAGCCCTCGGGGGCCACGGCGGACCGGGAGGGCACGGCGGCATGTCACTGATCAGCACGCTGGCGCGGCTGGAGGCGGTGGACAGCGGGCGGGCCCAGCCGCTGGCGACCGTACGCCACCGGCATCTGACGGACCGGCCGCTCGTGGTGGTGCCGCTGACCACGTCCGGCGAGGCGGGTGCCCCGCTGGGCGCGCTGGTGGGGATGGACCGGGAGGCGCCGAGGCTGCTGGCGGTGGCGCAGCCGCGCGACCGTGATCTGCGGTTCGCGTTCCTGGCGGAGCTCGCCGAGCTGGTGCTGCCGCACATCGAGGCGTACGCGGACGTGGTGGAGCCCTCCGAGCGGAGCGAGACCGACCCGGAGACCGGGAAGAAGGTCAAGGTCGAGGTCGAGCTGTGCGTGGACGCGGCGCAGTTGATCGTGCCGAGCCGGGCCGGGATCGACCTGGTGCGGCTGCTGGGTCGGTCGATGCGGTTCCGGCGCACCAGCGAGGACGACCCGGACACCCCGTACCCGGCTCCGCCCCGGGTGCCGCTGCTCGGCCGCTGGCTGACGCACTACGCGGAGCGGGCCCGGGTGCCGGGTTCCTCGCTGCTGCTGGCCACCACGGATCTGCTGAACCGCCATTGGGCGACGGGACAGAGCAGTGTGGAGGACCAGCACCTGGGGGCGCTGCTCGCGTGGATCGACCCGCCGGAGGGCGGCTCGGGCGCGGAAGCGGCGCTCCGGGCGGAGCTGGAGCGGGACCGGGACGGCCAGTTGGTCTGCCCGCCCGCGGGTCCGGCCACGGACCCGGCGTTCGACAACCGCCTGCTGGCGCCCGCGATCGAGCGGTACGACCGTGCCCGCACCGCGCTCGCGGCGGTCGAGGACGGGGTGGAGGCGGACGTGCGGCTCGGGGAGCTGCACGCCGCCGAGCGGGAGATCCGTTCGCTGCTGGCGGGGGTGCTGCTGCCGACCTGGGACGCGGTGTGGCGGGGGCTCGACCGGTTGCGGGAGCTGCCGGAGGGGGCGAGGGCCGAGGAGCGCTGGACCGGTGACCGCTGGTCGTTCACCGGCCACCGGGACAAGGTGCGTTCGGGCGAGCCGCCGCAGCCGCGCCGGGACGACGCGGTGACGGCGGCCCGGAAGCTGTCGTCCCGGGAGACCGCGCAGGCGCGGCTCGACGCCCAGGAGGCGCTGGACGATCCGCTGGTGCTGGCCGGCCGGCGGCTGAACGGCGAGGCGTTCGTCGGCGAGGTGACGGACGTCGAGATGGCGTACACCGAGTCGAAGCGCCCGTCCCCGCGCCCGCTGGTCACGGTCCGCACGGCGGAGCGCCCGCAGCTGGGCGAGCGGACGAAGGTGTACCGCTCGCTGGACGGCAAGCCGCAGTCGGCGGAGTTCGTCCGGTACGCGGGCCCCGGCACGGGCGCCGACGGCACCGGGCTCCCCGAGGACGGCTCGGAGGTGCTGCTGGTGCTGCGGGTCCTGGACCGGATGGGGCGCGGCAAGGAGCCGGCCCCCGGGTCGCTGCCCGAGCCGGGGGGGCGCACGGTGTGGACGCTCTTCGAGCACGACCAGCGCGGCGGCCCGGCGCTGCCGGACGCGGAGGAGACCCCGTGGACCCACGGCGGTCCGCCGGGTGCGGCCGCCGAACCGCCCGACGCCGTGACCCCGGAGGATGTGCTGTGACCGACGTACGCGTGGCGGAAGACCTCGCCGGGACCGCGCGGTTCGACCCGGGCGCGGCGGCGGGGCGGGCCACCGACGCGATCCTCCACGACACCCTGCACGGCGACGCCCGGGGTGTCGTGGTCAACTCCCCGCCGGGCGCGGGCAAGTCCACGCTGGTGGTCCGCGCCGCGCTGGAACTCGCCGCCGCCGGGCGCCCCTTGATGGTGATCGCGCAGACCAACGCGCAGGTCGACGACCTGGTGGTGCGCCTCGCGGAGAAGGAGCCCGAGCTGCCGGTGGGGCGGCTGCACAGCAGCGACTCCGACCCGTACGACAAGGTGCTGGACGGCCTGGAGAACGTCCGCAAGTCCGCGAAGGCGGCGGATCTGGCCGGGCTCGACGTGGTCCTCTCGACGGCCGCGAAGTGGGCGCACGTGAAGAACGTGGAGCCGTGGGAGCACGCGATCGTCGACGAGGCGTACCAGATGCGCTCGGACGCGCTGCTCGCCGTGGCCGGTCTCTTCCGGCGGGCGCTCTTCGTGGGCGACCCGGGGCAGTTGGACCCGTTCTCGATCGTGGGCGCGGACCAGTGGGCGGGGCTGAGCCACGACCCGTCGGCGAGCGCCGTCTCCACCCTGCTGGCGCACAACCCGCGGCTGCCGCAGCACCGGCTGCCGGTCTCCTGGCGGCTGCCCGCCTCGGCCGCGCCCCTGGTGTCGGACGCCTTCTACCCGTACACCCCGTTCCGCAGCGGTACGGACCACGGGGACCGGACGCTGGCGTTCACCGAGGCGTCGGACGGTTCGGGACCCGACCGGGTGCTGGACGTGGCGGCGGAGTCCGGCTGGGGGCTGCTGGAGCTGCCCGCCCGCCACACCCCGCGCACGGACCCGGAGGCGGTGCGCGCGGTGGCGCTGGTGGTCCGCAGGCTGCTGGACCGGGGCACCACCGCGACCAGCGAGCGCGCGGCGGACCCGGTGCCGGTGACGGCGGACCGGATCGCCGTCGGCACGGCCCACCGCGACCAGGCGGCGGCGGTGCGCGCGGCCCTCGCCGGGCTGGGCGTCACCGGGGTCGCGGTGGACACCGCGAACCGGCTCCAGGGGCGGGAGTTCGACGTCACGGTGGTGCTGCACCCGCTCTCCGGACGGCCCGACGCCACCGCCTTCCACCTGGAGACGGGCCGGCTCTGCGTACTGGCCTCCCGCCACCGGCACGCCTGCGTCGTGGTGTGCCGGGCGGGGGTCGCCGACCTGCTGGACGAGCACCCGTCGACGGAACCGGTGCAGCTCGGCGTGGAGGTGAAGTTCCCGGACGGCTGGGAGGCCATGCAGTCCACCTGGGAGCACTGGTCGAAGCACCGGGTGTCCTGGGGCGGCTGACGGACCGGGGCCGGTGGGACGATCTTCGGGGCCCCCGACGAAGAACACCCCTCCCCGGCCCCGAACCACCAACGCATCGGCGGGGTACGCCGGGAGCGCGCGGGCCGAACGCTTCCGGACAGTGTTTTCCGGCCGGTCGACCCGGACAGACTTGTTCGGGGCCACCGCGGCGGCCCCACGCGGAGCGACCCCGGGGTCACGGCTCCTTCCGGGCGCACCGGCATGCCCACAGCCGCGGAATCGTTCGGTGCACCGGACACGTTCGCCCCCCGCGGACGGACCGGCGGAGACGGGGATCCGGGATCTCACGGCCCGGGACACCGGACTTGCGCCGGGTTGGACAATGGAGGGTGGCCGTCCGGCCTTCCGAAGGAGGAAAACGCACATGGCACAAGCCGACCGGAACGCGCAGCCGAGGCTGCGTCCCGCTCCGTTGCTCTTCGAACCCGCGGAGGCGGCGGCCGACCCCGACCACTTCTTCAACCTGGAGTCGATGGACGACCCCGCGGAGCTGCTGACCCGCGCGACCGAGCTGACGCACGCGTTCCGGGCCGCCACCGACCGGAGCATCGAGTTCCAGGCCGTCGCCGCCGCCCAGCTCGCCGACCCCCGCCGCTTCGACCGGCTGACGCCCGCCGATGTCGCGGAGCGCGCGGAGTGGACCGAGGACTACGCGGAGAAGATGATCGAGTTCGGCCGCTCCCTGCTGAAGTCGCCCCGGCCCTGAGCCCCGCGCCCCGCCCGTGAGCGCAGCCCCCGGGCCCCGTGCCCCGGCCCTGAGAGCCGCGCGGCACCCGGGTCACACGCGGCACGGACGGCACATGCGTCACGCGTGGCATACGACACGGAGAAGTCCCCCGGCTCCCGCCCCCGGCACGGTCACTCCGGGTGCAGCTTCTGGCATATGCCCGCGGGCAAGATACCCGGCAAGGTGACGTCCTGTCCTGGATTCGGCGACTCTCGGCGTCAGCCCCGTCACGCCCGGTAGACCTGTCTCCATGACCGCATGGCTGGAAGACGAAACGTCCCTGCAGACCCGTGAACCGCGCTCCGGCGTCGGCACCCTCCCTCCGCTGCGGAGTCAGGCCTCGCACCAGCCTGCCGAGGTCACCTCCTCCGGGGCCGTCTGGCTCGCGAGCGCCACGGCGAACCCGCGCACCACGCTCGCCCGCTGGCAGGCGAGCCCGGCGTCGCCGGGGGTCCTGCCCTGCGGCACCGCGTTCGACGTGGTGAGCGTCCCCTCGCTGTTCGGGAGACGGATGCTGGAGCGGCTCTGGGCGGAGGGACCCGGCTCCGGCCCGGTCGCCACCCATCGCGGCCGGACCCTGCTCTTCGCGGCGCCCGGCACCGCCCAGCGGCTCCCCTCGCTGCTGGCCTGGGAGGAGTGGGGCACCGGCGGCGCCGGCCCGGTGTCCGGCGCGCGCACCCTGCCCCCGGTGCTCTGCCACGGCACCGGCGACGCGGTGACCGTACCGCCGCTGACCTGCGACCCCACCGCCCCGGGGCCGCAGTGGGTGGTCGCCCCCGACACCCGCGCCCCCTGGCTGCCCGGCCCCGACGTGCTGCGCTGGGCCTGCGTGCGGGCCGCCCGGAGTGCCGCCCCGCCGGTGTCCGATTACTCGATTTTTCCTCCGGCGGATCCGGGTGCTAATGTCTACGACGTCAGCAGGCGCCGCTAGCTCAGTTGGTTAGAGCAGCTGACTCTTAATCAGCGGGTCCGGGGTTCGAGTCCCTGGCGGCGCACCGACGGAAGAAGCCCCTCGCGGAAGCGGGGGGCTTCTTCGTGTCCGGAGGGGGCCGAACAGCCTCGGGGCCCGCCTCGGCTCCCGGCCCGGCACCTCGGTTCCCCGCCCGGGGCTCAGGTGCCGGTGGTGATCCGTACCGTCCAGGAGCCGGACGGCGTCCTGTCGGCGACCTCGACGCGGATCCGCTCCCCCGGCACGCTGTACGTCTCGCCGACGGCGAGCGGGGCGTCCGCGAGCGGCGGGTAGACCGAGCGGTCCCAGCAGGCTTCCGTGTCCGGGTGGGTGTCCAGCACCTCCACCGGGCCGCCGCCGGAGGCCGTGGCGCTGTGCACCCGGTAGATCAGCACGCCCTCGGTACAGGTCGCCCGGTCGTTCCCGGTGGCGCCGCGGGCCTCGACGGCGAGCGCACTGTCCTCGCCGGTCCTGACGACGGCGAGCCGGGTGCCCATGGTGCCGCCGGGCACGGGGGCGGCGGCGACCGGTTCCAGGGTCACGTCCTCGCTGCCCTGGACGCAGACCACCTGCCGGTCGCCTAGCCAGCCGAGCTTCCACTTGTGCCAGCCGAAGAGGTCCGGCGCCAGCCCGAACTGGCTGCCCATGACGTCCCAGTCGCCGACGTGCGTGTCCCAGTCGCCCTTGCCGTCCGTGGGGCGGTGGTAGAGGTCGGCGAGGTCGAAGACGTGCCCGGTCTCGTGGGCGAGGACGTTGCGGTCGGGCGGATGCTGCTCGAAGACGGTGACGACCCGCTTGATGTCCTTGCCGTCGGCGGTGATCGGCCGGTCGAAGTTGACGACCTTGGTGGCGTCGGAGTCGACGCCGGGCGCGTCCGGGTCGGCGACCAGGTAGACGATGTCGTACGCGGAGAAGTCGACCTGCCCGTCCGCGGCCCGGATCGCGTCGTGCAGGTAGGAGGTCCGGCGCCCGGAGTCCCAGTCCCGCTCTATGCCGTACCAGGTGGACGGGTGCGGCATCCGCACCCAGCGCTTCTGCGGGTGCGCGCCCAGGGTGAAGGCGCCGTAACTGGCCTTCTCGAAGAAGGCGGTCGTGGAGGGGAAGTAGTCGGCGGTGAGCACGTCCGGCGTGACGACCGGGTCGGCGTCGGGGAAGGACAGGAAGATCATGACCGCGTCGAGGTGCCGGGCGGGGCGGGGGTAGGCGCCGTTCCAGGTGTCCAGCCCCAGCGAGTGGTGGGCCGGGGTCCGGGGCAGCGCGCACGGTTTCACGCCCGCGTAGGCGGCGGCCGCGGGCCCGGCGACGAGCGACATGGCGGCCAGTGCCATGAGCGCGGTCAGCGCCGCCGCCACTCCGCGCGGACTCGGCTTCTCCACCCCCCCGGGTCCGTGCTGACGCGGCACATCTACCTCCGGGTGGGATGCGGAACACCTCGCTCCACCCTGTGCCCGATCACCGCACCCCGCCCGCTGGGCTGCCCCACACGGGTCAGAGCCCGCCCGGCCCCACCGCGGCGACCCACCCGGCTCTGCCGCAGGAGCCCGCCCGGCCCCGGCCGGCGGCGACCCGACCGCCCCCGCGACAGCAGCCGACCCGGCCCGCCGCGGAAGCCCACGCGGGCCCCGCCCGCGAGAGTCCGCCCGCGACCCCTTCTCCGGCGGGCTCCGATCACGTAACGTCACATACGGTCATTCGCTCATCGGAATCCGACAGCGAGGCGTCGCCGGGGAACA from the Streptomyces sp. NBC_01335 genome contains:
- a CDS encoding M6 family metalloprotease domain-containing protein, whose product is MPRQHGPGGVEKPSPRGVAAALTALMALAAMSLVAGPAAAAYAGVKPCALPRTPAHHSLGLDTWNGAYPRPARHLDAVMIFLSFPDADPVVTPDVLTADYFPSTTAFFEKASYGAFTLGAHPQKRWVRMPHPSTWYGIERDWDSGRRTSYLHDAIRAADGQVDFSAYDIVYLVADPDAPGVDSDATKVVNFDRPITADGKDIKRVVTVFEQHPPDRNVLAHETGHVFDLADLYHRPTDGKGDWDTHVGDWDVMGSQFGLAPDLFGWHKWKLGWLGDRQVVCVQGSEDVTLEPVAAAPVPGGTMGTRLAVVRTGEDSALAVEARGATGNDRATCTEGVLIYRVHSATASGGGPVEVLDTHPDTEACWDRSVYPPLADAPLAVGETYSVPGERIRVEVADRTPSGSWTVRITTGT
- a CDS encoding phosphatase PAP2 family protein, whose product is MPHATPARASGRPRWWTELPLIAVVYGFYSAGRLLARGDISAAVDHGLEILRLEKTLHLNIEHPLNRLLTAHSWVGIPADFAYASLHYLVTPALLLWMYRRRTAAYRAARTWLLTSTLIGLIGFTLMPTCPPRLLDAAHGFVDTMAQYSSYGWWGTEASAPRGLGGMTNQYAAMPSLHVGWALWCGVLLWRYGRHPLLRALGVLYPLTIVFVVMGTANHYFLDALAGAAVMGAGALLTRPVMRAAAAVSARLRALVSRRYPSGGGVPATPSPIVSSGCETSAGERIPGRRTPSAHSSDAPRASGEPGRTGAGDSAPAAAR
- a CDS encoding AAA domain-containing protein encodes the protein MTDVRVAEDLAGTARFDPGAAAGRATDAILHDTLHGDARGVVVNSPPGAGKSTLVVRAALELAAAGRPLMVIAQTNAQVDDLVVRLAEKEPELPVGRLHSSDSDPYDKVLDGLENVRKSAKAADLAGLDVVLSTAAKWAHVKNVEPWEHAIVDEAYQMRSDALLAVAGLFRRALFVGDPGQLDPFSIVGADQWAGLSHDPSASAVSTLLAHNPRLPQHRLPVSWRLPASAAPLVSDAFYPYTPFRSGTDHGDRTLAFTEASDGSGPDRVLDVAAESGWGLLELPARHTPRTDPEAVRAVALVVRRLLDRGTTATSERAADPVPVTADRIAVGTAHRDQAAAVRAALAGLGVTGVAVDTANRLQGREFDVTVVLHPLSGRPDATAFHLETGRLCVLASRHRHACVVVCRAGVADLLDEHPSTEPVQLGVEVKFPDGWEAMQSTWEHWSKHRVSWGG
- a CDS encoding histidine phosphatase family protein produces the protein MAPRILLARHGQTQWSVQGNHTGRTDIPLLDSGREGAKLLGERLHRAPWSGLPDTDIRTSPLVRAAETCELAGFGDRAETWDALMEWDYGDYEGLTPAQIKADRPDWLIWRDGVPGGESTADMTARADGVVERVRSGERDVLVFAHGHILRSIAARWLGEDLMFGARVRLEPTSLSVLGWAYGMPAVERWNDTGHLER
- a CDS encoding bifunctional DNA primase/polymerase; the protein is MTAWLEDETSLQTREPRSGVGTLPPLRSQASHQPAEVTSSGAVWLASATANPRTTLARWQASPASPGVLPCGTAFDVVSVPSLFGRRMLERLWAEGPGSGPVATHRGRTLLFAAPGTAQRLPSLLAWEEWGTGGAGPVSGARTLPPVLCHGTGDAVTVPPLTCDPTAPGPQWVVAPDTRAPWLPGPDVLRWACVRAARSAAPPVSDYSIFPPADPGANVYDVSRRR